The proteins below come from a single Columba livia isolate bColLiv1 breed racing homer chromosome 28, bColLiv1.pat.W.v2, whole genome shotgun sequence genomic window:
- the HCN3 gene encoding potassium/sodium hyperpolarization-activated cyclic nucleotide-gated channel 3 isoform X2 — translation MDAAPGRSPEPREKPPVLDGEAAGAPAGAAGAVPASAAAAEQIVAEGEAAAGTFVQRQLGAMLQPAVNKFSLRMFGSHRAVEIERQRVKSAGAWIIHPYSDFRFYWDLIMLLLMVGNLIILPVGITFFKDENTPPWIVFNVLSDTFFLADLVLNFRTGIVVEDNTEIILDPHTIKMKYLKSWFLVDFISSIPVDYIFLIVDLETQVDSDVYKTARALRIVRFTKILSLLRLLRLSRLIRYIHQWEEIFHMTYDLASAVVRIFNLIGMMLLLCHWDGCLQFLVPMLQDFPEDCWVSMNRMVNDSWGKQYSHALFKAMSHMLCIGYGQQAPEGMTDVWLTMLSMIVGATCYAMFIGHATALIQSLDSSRRQYQEKYKQVEQYMSFHKLPGDTRQRIHEYYEHRYQGKMFDEENILGELSEPLKEEIINFNCRNLVANMPLFANADPNFVTAMLTKLRFEVFQPGDFIIREGTVGKKMYFIQHGVVSILTKGNKETKLSDGSYFGEICLLTRGRRTASVRADTYCRLYSLSVDNFNEVLEEYPMMRRAFETVAMDRLDRIGKKNSILLRKRAEHSAGPINNEMIQQIVKHDQDVAHNIQDLQQMAMGRELSGKPVIWEPLVHAPLQTAAATTNVAIALTHQHSLQAHIFLPPSSISSPLSPEATLLTKQVRRSQPSLGGSRPSSVSSPSGAPSHLQTPAAGSPSSPMVQPQAPLESGGQRPSPGAQPPPRPAQKAELPAPAKQPPAGSQPQLSKSRGASLSTSLLQQTAGAPSPSSEQALPAGRTLHYSLSRATGSHISLLMQPQQLVKHRSIQGLPVGRLTHDVRLLSASQPSLPNKVAQQSDRSSLQQGRKSAGNLARRSSPSVAGLLAKPCPGVLGQPAHPQQMPSGSLAQAARPAAGASTPQSPVSASRQAAGPSRKGSVAFSPEVETGKPKLPSNM, via the exons ATGGACGCGGCACCGGGCCGGAGCCCCGAACCGCGGGAGAAGCCGCCGGTGCTGGACGGGGAAGCGGCGGGAGCAcccgcgggggcggcgggagcggtGCCGGCCTCGGCAGCAGCGGCGGAGCAGATCGTGGCGGAgggcgaggcggcggcgggcaCGTTCGTGCAGCGGCAGCTCGGGGCCATGCTGCAGCCCGCCGTGAACAAGTTCTCGCTGCGCATGTTCGGCAGCCACCGGGCCGTGGAGATCGAACGGCAGCGGGTCAAGTCGGCCGGCGCCTGGATCATCCACCCCTACAGCGACTTCAG GTTTTACTGGGACCTCATCATGCTGCTCCTGATGGTGGGGAACCTGATCATCCTGCCTGTGGGCATCACCTTCTTCAAGGATGAGAACACCCCTCCCTGGATCGTTTTCAACGTGCTTTCGGACACTTTCTTCCTGGCTGACCTGGTGCTGAACTTCCGGACAGGCATCGTGGTGGAGGACAACACGGAGATCATCCTGGACCCTCACACCATCAAAATGAAGTACTTGAAGAGCTGGTTCCTGGTTGACTTCATCTCCTCCATCCCGGTTGACTACATCTTCCTCATCGTTGACCTGGAGACCCAGGTGGATTCTGACGTCTACAAGACAGCCCGGGCCTTGCGCATCGTCCGCTTCACCAAGATCCTCAGCCTGCTGCGCCTGCTGCGTCTCTCGCGCCTCATCCGCTACATCCACCAGTGGGAGGAG ATCTTCCACATGACGTACGACCTGGCCAGCGCCGTGGTGAGGATCTTCAACCTCATCGgcatgatgctgctgctgtgtcactGGGACGGCTGCCTCCAGTTCCTGGTGCCCATGCTGCAGGACTTCCCTGAGGACTGCTGGGTTTCCATGAACCGCATGGTG aaCGACTCGTGGGGGAAGCAATACTCGCACGCCCTGTTCAAGGCCATGAGCCACATGCTCTGCATCGGCTACGGCCAACAGGCGCCCGAGGGCATGACCGACGTCTGGCTCACCATGCTGAGCATGATCGTGGGGGCCACCTGCTACGCCATGTTCATCGGCCACGCCACCGCCCTCATCCAGTCGCTGGATTCCTCCCGGCGCCAGTACCAGGAGAAG TACAAGCAAGTGGAGCAGTACATGTCCTTCCACAAGCTGCCTGGGGACACGCGCCAGCGGATCCACGAGTACTACGAGCACCGCTACCAGGGCAAGATGTTCGACGAGGAGAACATCCTGGGGGAGCTCAGTGAGCCGCTCAAAGAG GAGATCATCAACTTCAACTGCCGCAACCTGGTGGCCAACATGCCCCTGTTTGCCAACGCCGACCCCAACTTTGTGACAGCCATGCTGACCAAGCTGCGCTTTGAGGTCTTCCAGCCCGGGGACTTCATCATCCGTGAGGGCACCGTGGGCAAAAAGATGTACTTCATCCAGCACGGGGTGGTCAGCATCCTCACCAAGGGCAACAAGGAGACCAAGCTGTCGGATGGCTCCTATTTTGGGG AAATCTGCCTGCTGACGCGGGGCAGACGGACAGCCAGCGTGCGAGCGGACACCTACTGCCGCCTCTACTCCTTGTCGGTGGATAATTTCAACGAGGTGCTGGAGGAGTATCCCATGATGCGCAGGGCCTTCGAGACCGTGGCCATGGACCGGCTGGACCGCATAG GGAAGAAGAACTCCATCTTGCTCCGCAAGCGAGCTGAGCACAGCGCGGGGCCCATAAACAACGAGATGATCCAGCAGATCGTGAAGCACGACCAGGACGTGGCCCACAACATCCAGGACCTGCAGCAGATGGCGATGGGCCGGGAGCTGAGCGGCAAGCCGGTCATCTGGGAGCCGCTGGTGCACGCGCCCCTGCAAACTGCCGCCGCCACCACCAACGTGGCCATCGCCTTGACTCACCAGCACAGTCTGCAGGCCCACATCTTCCTCCCGCCCTCCTCCATCTCCAGCCCGCTCTCCCCTGAGGCCACCCTGCTCACCAAGCAGGTGCGCAggtcccagcccagcctggggggCTCCCGGCCCTCCTCGGTGAGCTCCCCGTCGGGGGCTCCGTCCCACCTGCAAACACCGGCCGCCGGTTCGCCTTCCTCGCCCATGGTCCAGCCCCAGGCGCCCCTGGAGAGCGGGGGGCAGAGACCGAGCCCCGGGGCGCAGCCCCCACCGCGGCCGGCGCAGAAAGCGGAGCTGCCGGCGCCGGCCAAGCAACCCCCGGCCGgttcccagccccagctctccaaATCCCGCGGCGCCTCACTCTCCACCTCGCTGCTTCAGCAGACGGCGGGGGCCCCGTCCCCCAGCTCGGAGCAGGCGCTGCCGGCGGGGAGAACGCTCCACTACAGCCTGTCCCGAGCCACCGGCTCCCACATCTCTCTTCTGATGCAGCCGCAGCAGCTGGTGAAGCACAGGAGCATCCAGGGGCTGCCGGTGGGGCGGCTCACCCACGACGTCCGGCTCCTCTCCGCCTCCCAGCCCTCCCTTCCCAACAAAGTGGCCCAGCAAAGCGACAGGAGCTCCTTGCAGCAGGGCAGGAAATCCGCAGGGAACCTGGCCCGCAGATCCTCTCCCTCGGTAGCCGGACTCCTCGCCAAGCCGTGCCCGGGGGTGCTAGGCCAGCCGGCACACCCGCAGCAGATGCCTTCAGGATCGCTGGCTCAAGCCGCTCGCCCCGCGGCGGGAGCGTCCACCCCGCAGTCCCCGGTCTCTGCGTCCAGGCAGGCGGCAGGTCCCTCCCGGAAGGGCTCCGTGGCCTTCAGCCCCGAGGTGGAAACAGGGAAACCCAAACTCCCGTCCAACATGTGA
- the FDPS gene encoding farnesyl pyrophosphate synthase: MSGNGATAAAAEREEFMAFFPQIVRDLTEGGLGHPEVGDAVARLKEVLEYNAPGGKCNRGLTVLAAFRELATPAQQDPESLRCALAVGWCIELFQAFFLVADDIMDASLTRRGQPCWYKKEGVGLDAINDAFLLESSVYRLLKKYCGERPYYLHLLELFLQTAYQTELGQMLDLLTAPISQVDLNRFSEQRYKAIVKYKTAFYSFYLPVAAAMYMTGIDSKEEHDNAKAILLEMGEFFQIQDDYLDCFGDPALTGKVGTDIQDNKCSWLVVECLRRVTPEQRRVLEENYGRKEPEKVAKVKQLYETLGMRAAFQEYEESSYRRLQDLIAKHANQLPREIFLGLAHKIYKRQK; encoded by the exons ATGAGCGGCAACGGGGccacggcggcggcggccgagCGGGAGGAGTTCATGGCCTTCTTCCCGCAGATCGTCCGCGACCTGACAGAGGGAGGCCTGGGCCACCCGGAGGTGGGCGATGCCGTGGCCCGGCTGAAGGAG GTCCTGGAGTACAACGCACCGGGCGGGAAGTGCAACCGGGGGCTGACGGTGCTGGCGGCTTTCCGGGAGCTGGCGACCCCCGCGCAGCAGGACCCCGAGAGCCTCCGCTGCGCCCTGGCCGTGGGCTGGTGCATCGAGCTG TTCCAAGCCTTTTTCCTGGTGGCCGACGACATCATGGACGCGTCCCTCACCCGCCGGGGGCAGCCGTGCTGGTACAAGAAG GAGGGGGTCGGTCTGGACGCCATCAACGACGCTTTTCTCCTCGAGTCGTCCGTCTATAGGTTGCTGAAGAAATACTGCGGGGAGCGGCCCTActacctgcacctgctggagcttTTCTTGCAG ACTGCCTACCAGACGGAGCTGGGGCAGATGCTGGACCTCCTCACCGCTCCCATTTCCCAGGTGGATTTGAACCGCTTCAGCGAGCAGAG GTATAAGGCGATTGTTAAGTACAAGACGGCGTTTTACTCCTTCTACCTCCCCGTGGCCGCTGCCATGTACATG ACCGGTATTGACAGCAAGGAGGAGCACGACAACGCCAAGGCCATCTTGCTGGAGATGGGCGAGTTCTTTCAGATCCAG GACGATTACCTGGACTGCTTCGGCGACCCGGCGCTCACGGGGAAGGTCGGCACCGACATCCAGGACAACAAGTGCAGCTGGCTGGTGGTGGAGTGTCTGCGGCGGGTCACGCCGGAGCAGCGGCGCGTCCTGGAG GAAAACTACGGCCGTAAGGAGCCCGAGAAGGTGGCGAAGGTGAAGCAGCTCTATGAGACCCTGGGCATGAGGGCGGCTTTCCAGGAGTACGAGGAGAGCAGCTACCGGCGGCTGCAGGACCTGATCGCCAAGCACGCCAACCAGCTCCCCCGCGAGATCTTCCTCGGCCTCGCTCACAAGATTTACAAGCGGCAGAAGTGA
- the HCN3 gene encoding potassium/sodium hyperpolarization-activated cyclic nucleotide-gated channel 3 isoform X3, whose translation MKYLKSWFLVDFISSIPVDYIFLIVDLETQVDSDVYKTARALRIVRFTKILSLLRLLRLSRLIRYIHQWEEIFHMTYDLASAVVRIFNLIGMMLLLCHWDGCLQFLVPMLQDFPEDCWVSMNRMVNDSWGKQYSHALFKAMSHMLCIGYGQQAPEGMTDVWLTMLSMIVGATCYAMFIGHATALIQSLDSSRRQYQEKYKQVEQYMSFHKLPGDTRQRIHEYYEHRYQGKMFDEENILGELSEPLKEEIINFNCRNLVANMPLFANADPNFVTAMLTKLRFEVFQPGDFIIREGTVGKKMYFIQHGVVSILTKGNKETKLSDGSYFGEICLLTRGRRTASVRADTYCRLYSLSVDNFNEVLEEYPMMRRAFETVAMDRLDRIGKKNSILLRKRAEHSAGPINNEMIQQIVKHDQDVAHNIQDLQQMAMGRELSGKPVIWEPLVHAPLQTAAATTNVAIALTHQHSLQAHIFLPPSSISSPLSPEATLLTKQVRRSQPSLGGSRPSSVSSPSGAPSHLQTPAAGSPSSPMVQPQAPLESGGQRPSPGAQPPPRPAQKAELPAPAKQPPAGSQPQLSKSRGASLSTSLLQQTAGAPSPSSEQALPAGRTLHYSLSRATGSHISLLMQPQQLVKHRSIQGLPVGRLTHDVRLLSASQPSLPNKVAQQSDRSSLQQGRKSAGNLARRSSPSVAGLLAKPCPGVLGQPAHPQQMPSGSLAQAARPAAGASTPQSPVSASRQAAGPSRKGSVAFSPEVETGKPKLPSNILHRSQPD comes from the exons ATGAAGTACTTGAAGAGCTGGTTCCTGGTTGACTTCATCTCCTCCATCCCGGTTGACTACATCTTCCTCATCGTTGACCTGGAGACCCAGGTGGATTCTGACGTCTACAAGACAGCCCGGGCCTTGCGCATCGTCCGCTTCACCAAGATCCTCAGCCTGCTGCGCCTGCTGCGTCTCTCGCGCCTCATCCGCTACATCCACCAGTGGGAGGAG ATCTTCCACATGACGTACGACCTGGCCAGCGCCGTGGTGAGGATCTTCAACCTCATCGgcatgatgctgctgctgtgtcactGGGACGGCTGCCTCCAGTTCCTGGTGCCCATGCTGCAGGACTTCCCTGAGGACTGCTGGGTTTCCATGAACCGCATGGTG aaCGACTCGTGGGGGAAGCAATACTCGCACGCCCTGTTCAAGGCCATGAGCCACATGCTCTGCATCGGCTACGGCCAACAGGCGCCCGAGGGCATGACCGACGTCTGGCTCACCATGCTGAGCATGATCGTGGGGGCCACCTGCTACGCCATGTTCATCGGCCACGCCACCGCCCTCATCCAGTCGCTGGATTCCTCCCGGCGCCAGTACCAGGAGAAG TACAAGCAAGTGGAGCAGTACATGTCCTTCCACAAGCTGCCTGGGGACACGCGCCAGCGGATCCACGAGTACTACGAGCACCGCTACCAGGGCAAGATGTTCGACGAGGAGAACATCCTGGGGGAGCTCAGTGAGCCGCTCAAAGAG GAGATCATCAACTTCAACTGCCGCAACCTGGTGGCCAACATGCCCCTGTTTGCCAACGCCGACCCCAACTTTGTGACAGCCATGCTGACCAAGCTGCGCTTTGAGGTCTTCCAGCCCGGGGACTTCATCATCCGTGAGGGCACCGTGGGCAAAAAGATGTACTTCATCCAGCACGGGGTGGTCAGCATCCTCACCAAGGGCAACAAGGAGACCAAGCTGTCGGATGGCTCCTATTTTGGGG AAATCTGCCTGCTGACGCGGGGCAGACGGACAGCCAGCGTGCGAGCGGACACCTACTGCCGCCTCTACTCCTTGTCGGTGGATAATTTCAACGAGGTGCTGGAGGAGTATCCCATGATGCGCAGGGCCTTCGAGACCGTGGCCATGGACCGGCTGGACCGCATAG GGAAGAAGAACTCCATCTTGCTCCGCAAGCGAGCTGAGCACAGCGCGGGGCCCATAAACAACGAGATGATCCAGCAGATCGTGAAGCACGACCAGGACGTGGCCCACAACATCCAGGACCTGCAGCAGATGGCGATGGGCCGGGAGCTGAGCGGCAAGCCGGTCATCTGGGAGCCGCTGGTGCACGCGCCCCTGCAAACTGCCGCCGCCACCACCAACGTGGCCATCGCCTTGACTCACCAGCACAGTCTGCAGGCCCACATCTTCCTCCCGCCCTCCTCCATCTCCAGCCCGCTCTCCCCTGAGGCCACCCTGCTCACCAAGCAGGTGCGCAggtcccagcccagcctggggggCTCCCGGCCCTCCTCGGTGAGCTCCCCGTCGGGGGCTCCGTCCCACCTGCAAACACCGGCCGCCGGTTCGCCTTCCTCGCCCATGGTCCAGCCCCAGGCGCCCCTGGAGAGCGGGGGGCAGAGACCGAGCCCCGGGGCGCAGCCCCCACCGCGGCCGGCGCAGAAAGCGGAGCTGCCGGCGCCGGCCAAGCAACCCCCGGCCGgttcccagccccagctctccaaATCCCGCGGCGCCTCACTCTCCACCTCGCTGCTTCAGCAGACGGCGGGGGCCCCGTCCCCCAGCTCGGAGCAGGCGCTGCCGGCGGGGAGAACGCTCCACTACAGCCTGTCCCGAGCCACCGGCTCCCACATCTCTCTTCTGATGCAGCCGCAGCAGCTGGTGAAGCACAGGAGCATCCAGGGGCTGCCGGTGGGGCGGCTCACCCACGACGTCCGGCTCCTCTCCGCCTCCCAGCCCTCCCTTCCCAACAAAGTGGCCCAGCAAAGCGACAGGAGCTCCTTGCAGCAGGGCAGGAAATCCGCAGGGAACCTGGCCCGCAGATCCTCTCCCTCGGTAGCCGGACTCCTCGCCAAGCCGTGCCCGGGGGTGCTAGGCCAGCCGGCACACCCGCAGCAGATGCCTTCAGGATCGCTGGCTCAAGCCGCTCGCCCCGCGGCGGGAGCGTCCACCCCGCAGTCCCCGGTCTCTGCGTCCAGGCAGGCGGCAGGTCCCTCCCGGAAGGGCTCCGTGGCCTTCAGCCCCGAGGTGGAAACAGGGAAACCCAAACTCCCGTCCAACAT ATTACACCGAAGCCAGCCTGATTAA
- the HCN3 gene encoding potassium/sodium hyperpolarization-activated cyclic nucleotide-gated channel 3 isoform X1, with amino-acid sequence MDAAPGRSPEPREKPPVLDGEAAGAPAGAAGAVPASAAAAEQIVAEGEAAAGTFVQRQLGAMLQPAVNKFSLRMFGSHRAVEIERQRVKSAGAWIIHPYSDFRFYWDLIMLLLMVGNLIILPVGITFFKDENTPPWIVFNVLSDTFFLADLVLNFRTGIVVEDNTEIILDPHTIKMKYLKSWFLVDFISSIPVDYIFLIVDLETQVDSDVYKTARALRIVRFTKILSLLRLLRLSRLIRYIHQWEEIFHMTYDLASAVVRIFNLIGMMLLLCHWDGCLQFLVPMLQDFPEDCWVSMNRMVNDSWGKQYSHALFKAMSHMLCIGYGQQAPEGMTDVWLTMLSMIVGATCYAMFIGHATALIQSLDSSRRQYQEKYKQVEQYMSFHKLPGDTRQRIHEYYEHRYQGKMFDEENILGELSEPLKEEIINFNCRNLVANMPLFANADPNFVTAMLTKLRFEVFQPGDFIIREGTVGKKMYFIQHGVVSILTKGNKETKLSDGSYFGEICLLTRGRRTASVRADTYCRLYSLSVDNFNEVLEEYPMMRRAFETVAMDRLDRIGKKNSILLRKRAEHSAGPINNEMIQQIVKHDQDVAHNIQDLQQMAMGRELSGKPVIWEPLVHAPLQTAAATTNVAIALTHQHSLQAHIFLPPSSISSPLSPEATLLTKQVRRSQPSLGGSRPSSVSSPSGAPSHLQTPAAGSPSSPMVQPQAPLESGGQRPSPGAQPPPRPAQKAELPAPAKQPPAGSQPQLSKSRGASLSTSLLQQTAGAPSPSSEQALPAGRTLHYSLSRATGSHISLLMQPQQLVKHRSIQGLPVGRLTHDVRLLSASQPSLPNKVAQQSDRSSLQQGRKSAGNLARRSSPSVAGLLAKPCPGVLGQPAHPQQMPSGSLAQAARPAAGASTPQSPVSASRQAAGPSRKGSVAFSPEVETGKPKLPSNILHRSQPD; translated from the exons ATGGACGCGGCACCGGGCCGGAGCCCCGAACCGCGGGAGAAGCCGCCGGTGCTGGACGGGGAAGCGGCGGGAGCAcccgcgggggcggcgggagcggtGCCGGCCTCGGCAGCAGCGGCGGAGCAGATCGTGGCGGAgggcgaggcggcggcgggcaCGTTCGTGCAGCGGCAGCTCGGGGCCATGCTGCAGCCCGCCGTGAACAAGTTCTCGCTGCGCATGTTCGGCAGCCACCGGGCCGTGGAGATCGAACGGCAGCGGGTCAAGTCGGCCGGCGCCTGGATCATCCACCCCTACAGCGACTTCAG GTTTTACTGGGACCTCATCATGCTGCTCCTGATGGTGGGGAACCTGATCATCCTGCCTGTGGGCATCACCTTCTTCAAGGATGAGAACACCCCTCCCTGGATCGTTTTCAACGTGCTTTCGGACACTTTCTTCCTGGCTGACCTGGTGCTGAACTTCCGGACAGGCATCGTGGTGGAGGACAACACGGAGATCATCCTGGACCCTCACACCATCAAAATGAAGTACTTGAAGAGCTGGTTCCTGGTTGACTTCATCTCCTCCATCCCGGTTGACTACATCTTCCTCATCGTTGACCTGGAGACCCAGGTGGATTCTGACGTCTACAAGACAGCCCGGGCCTTGCGCATCGTCCGCTTCACCAAGATCCTCAGCCTGCTGCGCCTGCTGCGTCTCTCGCGCCTCATCCGCTACATCCACCAGTGGGAGGAG ATCTTCCACATGACGTACGACCTGGCCAGCGCCGTGGTGAGGATCTTCAACCTCATCGgcatgatgctgctgctgtgtcactGGGACGGCTGCCTCCAGTTCCTGGTGCCCATGCTGCAGGACTTCCCTGAGGACTGCTGGGTTTCCATGAACCGCATGGTG aaCGACTCGTGGGGGAAGCAATACTCGCACGCCCTGTTCAAGGCCATGAGCCACATGCTCTGCATCGGCTACGGCCAACAGGCGCCCGAGGGCATGACCGACGTCTGGCTCACCATGCTGAGCATGATCGTGGGGGCCACCTGCTACGCCATGTTCATCGGCCACGCCACCGCCCTCATCCAGTCGCTGGATTCCTCCCGGCGCCAGTACCAGGAGAAG TACAAGCAAGTGGAGCAGTACATGTCCTTCCACAAGCTGCCTGGGGACACGCGCCAGCGGATCCACGAGTACTACGAGCACCGCTACCAGGGCAAGATGTTCGACGAGGAGAACATCCTGGGGGAGCTCAGTGAGCCGCTCAAAGAG GAGATCATCAACTTCAACTGCCGCAACCTGGTGGCCAACATGCCCCTGTTTGCCAACGCCGACCCCAACTTTGTGACAGCCATGCTGACCAAGCTGCGCTTTGAGGTCTTCCAGCCCGGGGACTTCATCATCCGTGAGGGCACCGTGGGCAAAAAGATGTACTTCATCCAGCACGGGGTGGTCAGCATCCTCACCAAGGGCAACAAGGAGACCAAGCTGTCGGATGGCTCCTATTTTGGGG AAATCTGCCTGCTGACGCGGGGCAGACGGACAGCCAGCGTGCGAGCGGACACCTACTGCCGCCTCTACTCCTTGTCGGTGGATAATTTCAACGAGGTGCTGGAGGAGTATCCCATGATGCGCAGGGCCTTCGAGACCGTGGCCATGGACCGGCTGGACCGCATAG GGAAGAAGAACTCCATCTTGCTCCGCAAGCGAGCTGAGCACAGCGCGGGGCCCATAAACAACGAGATGATCCAGCAGATCGTGAAGCACGACCAGGACGTGGCCCACAACATCCAGGACCTGCAGCAGATGGCGATGGGCCGGGAGCTGAGCGGCAAGCCGGTCATCTGGGAGCCGCTGGTGCACGCGCCCCTGCAAACTGCCGCCGCCACCACCAACGTGGCCATCGCCTTGACTCACCAGCACAGTCTGCAGGCCCACATCTTCCTCCCGCCCTCCTCCATCTCCAGCCCGCTCTCCCCTGAGGCCACCCTGCTCACCAAGCAGGTGCGCAggtcccagcccagcctggggggCTCCCGGCCCTCCTCGGTGAGCTCCCCGTCGGGGGCTCCGTCCCACCTGCAAACACCGGCCGCCGGTTCGCCTTCCTCGCCCATGGTCCAGCCCCAGGCGCCCCTGGAGAGCGGGGGGCAGAGACCGAGCCCCGGGGCGCAGCCCCCACCGCGGCCGGCGCAGAAAGCGGAGCTGCCGGCGCCGGCCAAGCAACCCCCGGCCGgttcccagccccagctctccaaATCCCGCGGCGCCTCACTCTCCACCTCGCTGCTTCAGCAGACGGCGGGGGCCCCGTCCCCCAGCTCGGAGCAGGCGCTGCCGGCGGGGAGAACGCTCCACTACAGCCTGTCCCGAGCCACCGGCTCCCACATCTCTCTTCTGATGCAGCCGCAGCAGCTGGTGAAGCACAGGAGCATCCAGGGGCTGCCGGTGGGGCGGCTCACCCACGACGTCCGGCTCCTCTCCGCCTCCCAGCCCTCCCTTCCCAACAAAGTGGCCCAGCAAAGCGACAGGAGCTCCTTGCAGCAGGGCAGGAAATCCGCAGGGAACCTGGCCCGCAGATCCTCTCCCTCGGTAGCCGGACTCCTCGCCAAGCCGTGCCCGGGGGTGCTAGGCCAGCCGGCACACCCGCAGCAGATGCCTTCAGGATCGCTGGCTCAAGCCGCTCGCCCCGCGGCGGGAGCGTCCACCCCGCAGTCCCCGGTCTCTGCGTCCAGGCAGGCGGCAGGTCCCTCCCGGAAGGGCTCCGTGGCCTTCAGCCCCGAGGTGGAAACAGGGAAACCCAAACTCCCGTCCAACAT ATTACACCGAAGCCAGCCTGATTAA